Proteins encoded within one genomic window of Camelina sativa cultivar DH55 chromosome 19, Cs, whole genome shotgun sequence:
- the LOC104767018 gene encoding protein NLP1-like isoform X2, whose translation MEDDGGGDGGEGNGGFSPNSSFGAFPDTAMDLDFMDELLFDGCWLETTDSKNLKQTEQSGSASTAMNDNSTFLCFGENPSQDNEETEENRSMNQESFNQAEKFLLEEAELGKSWWIAPRASEGPSSSVKERLLQAISGLNETVQDKDFLVQIWVPVQQEGKSFLTTWAQPHLFNQEYSSLAEYRHVSETYNFPADEGMNDYVGLPGRVFLQKFPEWTPDVRFFRRDEYPRIKEARKCDVRGSLALPVFERGSGICLGVVEIVTTTQKMNYRQELEKMCKALEAVDLRSSSNLNTPSSEFLQVYSDFYCAALPEIKDFLATVCRSYDLPLALSWAPCAPQGKRGSRHSDENFSHCVSTTDSACSVPDEQSKSFWEACSEHHLLQGEGIVGKAFKATKLFFVPEVTTFSKTNYPLAHHAKISGLHAALAVPLKSKSGLVEFVLEFFFPKACLNTEAQQEMLRSLSVTLQQDFRSSNLVIDKDLELEVVLPVRETMLFSENPVSGAETAETLTGIQMQESSWISHMIKANEKGKDVSLSWEYQKEDPKELSSGRENHQLDPSPNNVPLEAEQFQQASTSGLRVDSGPSTETPSTGGKNMLGSRRPGESRRSGEKRRTKTEKTIGLEVLRQHFAGSLKDAAKSIGVCPTTLKRICRQHGIMRWPSRKIKKVGHSLKKLQLVMDSVQGAQGTIQLDSFYTSFPELNSPNMSSNGPSLKSNEQSSHLTAQTENGIMAEENTAPRSPSSPCTKSSGSSNNNENTANILVSEDADAALNRAHSEVELHQVNQEETNCPGRTQSHNTLKEPRVLENSPPLPGSSNKSLRAGGAIKVKATFGEVRIRFTLLPSCGFRELQQEIARRFNIDDITWFDLKYLDDDKEWVLLTCEADLDECIDIYRLTQTQTIKISLNEASQVKLGGSFGSAGPS comes from the exons ATGGAAGATGATGGTGGTGGCGATGGGGGAGAAGGAAATGGTGGGTTTTCACCTAATTCTAGCTTTGGGGCATTCCCTGACACGGCcatggatttggattttatggATGAGCTCTTGTTTGATGGATGCTGGCTAGAGACAACAGATAGTAAGAACTTGAAGCAGACTGAACAATCTGGTTCAGCTTCTACCGCAATGAATGACAATAGCACTTTCCTCTGCTTTGGTGAGAACCCATCTCAAGataatgaagaaacagaggagaacaGATCAATGAATCAAGAATCTTTTAACCAGGCTGAAAAGTTTCTCCTCGAAGAAGCTGAGTTGGGAAAAAGTTGGTGGATTGCTCCAAGAGCAAGTGAAGGCCCTTCTTCATCTGTGAAGGAGAGACTATTACAAGCTATTAGCGGTCTTAATGAGACGGTGCAAGATAAGGACTTCCTGGTACAGATATGGGTGCCAGTTCAGCAGGAAGGGAAGAGCTTTCTGACCACTTGGGCTCAGCCACATTTATTCAACCAAGAATACTCCAGCCTTGCAGAATATAGGCATGTTTCAGAGACTTATAATTTCCCGGCTGATGAGGGAATGAACGATTATGTGGGTCTTCCCGGTCGTGTTTTCTTGCAGAAGTTTCCTGAGTGGACTCCTGATGTGCGTTTCTTTAGAAGAGATGAATATCCACGCATTAAAGAAGCCCGCAAGTGTGATGTTCGTGGGTCTCTTGCCCTTCCTGTGTTCGAAAGAGGTAGTGGGATTTGTTTGGGTGTTGTTGAGATCGTCACAACAACTCAGAAGATGAATTACCGTCAAGAACTTGAGAAGATGTGTAAAGCTCTTGAg GCTGTTGATCTAAGGAGTTCAAGTAACTTGAACACTCCAAGCTCTGAG TTTCTGCAGGTCTATAGTGATTTCTACTGTGCTGCATTACCTGAAATAAAAGATTTCTTGGCCACAGTCTGCAGATCATATGATTTGCCTCTAGCTTTGTCATGGGCCCCGTGTGCACCGCAAGGGAAACGTGGTTCACGACATTCTGATGAGAACTTTTCTCACTGTGTTTCAACAACCGATTCTGCTTGCTCTGTCCCAGATGAACAGAGCAAAAGTTTTTGGGAGGCATGCTCTGAACACCATCTGCTCCAGGGGGAAGGCATTGTTGGGAAAGCATTCAAGGCCACCAAGCTGTTTTTTGTGCCAGAAGTGACCACATTTAGCAAGACTAACTACCCTCTTGCCCACCACGCCAAGATATCTGGACTACATGCTGCTTTAGCAGTCCCATTAAAGAGCAAATCTGGCTTAGTTGAGTTTGTGTTGgaatttttctttccaaaagcCTGCCTCAACACTGAAGCGCAACAGGAGATGCTCAGGTCACTATCTGTGACGCTGCAGCAAGATTTCAGGAGTTCAAATCTTGTCATTGACAAAGATCTAGAGTTAGAAGTCGTATTGCCTGTTAGAGAGACAATGCTCTTCTCAGAAAACCCGGTAAGTGGAGCAGAAACCGCAGAGACTCTGACAGGAATTCAAATGCAAGAATCCTCATGGATATCCCACATGATAAAGGCAAACGAGAAGGGTAAAGATGTATCACTCTCCTGGGAGTACCAGAAAGAAGATCCCAAAGAGCTCTCATCTGGCCGGGAGAACCATCAGCTTGATCCGAGCCCCAATAATGTTCCTTTAGAAGCTGAGCAATTTCAGCAGGCATCAACATCAGGACTCAGAGTCGACAGCGGTCCAAGTACTGAAACACCTTCGACTGGTGGGAAAAATATGTTAGGCAGTAGGAGACCTGGAGAAAGTAGGAGATctggagaaaagagaagaacaaaaacagaaaagaccATTGGCTTGGAGGTTCTTCGACAACACTTTGCTGGAAGCCTCAAGGATGCAGCCAAGAGCATTGGTG TTTGTCCAACTACCTTGAAAAGGATATGCAGGCAGCACGGAATAATGCGATGGCCCTCCCGGAAAATCAAGAAGGTAGGGCATTCGTTGAAGAAACTCCAACTTGTTATGGACTCTGTTCAAGGTGCGCAGGGCACTATCCAACTTGATTCATTCTATACAAGCTTCCCAGAGTTGAACTCCCCAA ATATGTCCAGTAATGGCCCTTCCTTGAAGAGTAATGAACAGTCAAGTCATTTGACTGCTCAAACTGAAAACGGTATTATGGCTGAGGAAAACACAGCACCAAGGTCACCATCATCTCCTTGCACCAAGAGCTCTGGTTCAAGCAACAATAATGAGAACACTGCAAACATTCTAGTTTCTGAGGATGCTGATGCGGCCTTAAATAGAGCTCATAGCGAAGTGGAACTGCATCAAGTGAATCAGGAGGAAACAAATTGTCCTGGAAGAACCCAGAGCCATAATACATTGAAGGAGCCTCGTGTTCTTGAAAATTCACCTCCATTACCAGGTAGTAGCAACAAGAGCTTAAGAGCTGGAGGTGCCATCAAAGTGAAAGCGACATTTGGTGAAGTTAGAATACGGTTTACCTTGCTCCCGAGTTGCGGCTTCAGAGAGCTGCAGCAAGAGATTGCTCGGCGTTTCAACATAGATGACATTACCTGGTTTGATCTTAAGTACCTGGATGATGATAAGGAGTGGGTTCTACTGACATGTGAAGCGGATCTCGACGAATGTATCGACATATATAGATTAACACAGAcccaaacaattaaaataagtCTGAACGAAGCTTCTCAAGTCAAGTTGGGTGGTTCTTTTGGTAGCGCTGGTCCTTCCTGA
- the LOC104767018 gene encoding protein NLP1-like isoform X1, with the protein MEDDGGGDGGEGNGGFSPNSSFGAFPDTAMDLDFMDELLFDGCWLETTDSKNLKQTEQSGSASTAMNDNSTFLCFGENPSQDNEETEENRSMNQESFNQAEKFLLEEAELGKSWWIAPRASEGPSSSVKERLLQAISGLNETVQDKDFLVQIWVPVQQEGKSFLTTWAQPHLFNQEYSSLAEYRHVSETYNFPADEGMNDYVGLPGRVFLQKFPEWTPDVRFFRRDEYPRIKEARKCDVRGSLALPVFERGSGICLGVVEIVTTTQKMNYRQELEKMCKALEAVDLRSSSNLNTPSSEFLQVYSDFYCAALPEIKDFLATVCRSYDLPLALSWAPCAPQGKRGSRHSDENFSHCVSTTDSACSVPDEQSKSFWEACSEHHLLQGEGIVGKAFKATKLFFVPEVTTFSKTNYPLAHHAKISGLHAALAVPLKSKSGLVEFVLEFFFPKACLNTEAQQEMLRSLSVTLQQDFRSSNLVIDKDLELEVVLPVRETMLFSENPVSGAETAETLTGIQMQESSWISHMIKANEKGKDVSLSWEYQKEDPKELSSGRENHQLDPSPNNVPLEAEQFQQASTSGLRVDSGPSTETPSTGGKNMLGSRRPGESRRSGEKRRTKTEKTIGLEVLRQHFAGSLKDAAKSIGVCPTTLKRICRQHGIMRWPSRKIKKVGHSLKKLQLVMDSVQGAQGTIQLDSFYTSFPELNSPNMSSNGPSLKSNEQSSHLNAQTENGIMAEENTAPRSPSSPCTKSSGSSNNNENTANILVSEDADAALNRAHSEVELHQVNQEETNCPGRTQSHNTLKEPRVLENSPPLPGSSNKSLRAGGAIKVKATFGEVRIRFTLLPSCGFRELQQEIARRFNIDDITWFDLKYLDDDKEWVLLTCEADLDECIDIYRLTQTQTIKISLNEASQVKLGGSFGSAGPS; encoded by the exons ATGGAAGATGATGGTGGTGGCGATGGGGGAGAAGGAAATGGTGGGTTTTCACCTAATTCTAGCTTTGGGGCATTCCCTGACACGGCcatggatttggattttatggATGAGCTCTTGTTTGATGGATGCTGGCTAGAGACAACAGATAGTAAGAACTTGAAGCAGACTGAACAATCTGGTTCAGCTTCTACCGCAATGAATGACAATAGCACTTTCCTCTGCTTTGGTGAGAACCCATCTCAAGataatgaagaaacagaggagaacaGATCAATGAATCAAGAATCTTTTAACCAGGCTGAAAAGTTTCTCCTCGAAGAAGCTGAGTTGGGAAAAAGTTGGTGGATTGCTCCAAGAGCAAGTGAAGGCCCTTCTTCATCTGTGAAGGAGAGACTATTACAAGCTATTAGCGGTCTTAATGAGACGGTGCAAGATAAGGACTTCCTGGTACAGATATGGGTGCCAGTTCAGCAGGAAGGGAAGAGCTTTCTGACCACTTGGGCTCAGCCACATTTATTCAACCAAGAATACTCCAGCCTTGCAGAATATAGGCATGTTTCAGAGACTTATAATTTCCCGGCTGATGAGGGAATGAACGATTATGTGGGTCTTCCCGGTCGTGTTTTCTTGCAGAAGTTTCCTGAGTGGACTCCTGATGTGCGTTTCTTTAGAAGAGATGAATATCCACGCATTAAAGAAGCCCGCAAGTGTGATGTTCGTGGGTCTCTTGCCCTTCCTGTGTTCGAAAGAGGTAGTGGGATTTGTTTGGGTGTTGTTGAGATCGTCACAACAACTCAGAAGATGAATTACCGTCAAGAACTTGAGAAGATGTGTAAAGCTCTTGAg GCTGTTGATCTAAGGAGTTCAAGTAACTTGAACACTCCAAGCTCTGAG TTTCTGCAGGTCTATAGTGATTTCTACTGTGCTGCATTACCTGAAATAAAAGATTTCTTGGCCACAGTCTGCAGATCATATGATTTGCCTCTAGCTTTGTCATGGGCCCCGTGTGCACCGCAAGGGAAACGTGGTTCACGACATTCTGATGAGAACTTTTCTCACTGTGTTTCAACAACCGATTCTGCTTGCTCTGTCCCAGATGAACAGAGCAAAAGTTTTTGGGAGGCATGCTCTGAACACCATCTGCTCCAGGGGGAAGGCATTGTTGGGAAAGCATTCAAGGCCACCAAGCTGTTTTTTGTGCCAGAAGTGACCACATTTAGCAAGACTAACTACCCTCTTGCCCACCACGCCAAGATATCTGGACTACATGCTGCTTTAGCAGTCCCATTAAAGAGCAAATCTGGCTTAGTTGAGTTTGTGTTGgaatttttctttccaaaagcCTGCCTCAACACTGAAGCGCAACAGGAGATGCTCAGGTCACTATCTGTGACGCTGCAGCAAGATTTCAGGAGTTCAAATCTTGTCATTGACAAAGATCTAGAGTTAGAAGTCGTATTGCCTGTTAGAGAGACAATGCTCTTCTCAGAAAACCCGGTAAGTGGAGCAGAAACCGCAGAGACTCTGACAGGAATTCAAATGCAAGAATCCTCATGGATATCCCACATGATAAAGGCAAACGAGAAGGGTAAAGATGTATCACTCTCCTGGGAGTACCAGAAAGAAGATCCCAAAGAGCTCTCATCTGGCCGGGAGAACCATCAGCTTGATCCGAGCCCCAATAATGTTCCTTTAGAAGCTGAGCAATTTCAGCAGGCATCAACATCAGGACTCAGAGTCGACAGCGGTCCAAGTACTGAAACACCTTCGACTGGTGGGAAAAATATGTTAGGCAGTAGGAGACCTGGAGAAAGTAGGAGATctggagaaaagagaagaacaaaaacagaaaagaccATTGGCTTGGAGGTTCTTCGACAACACTTTGCTGGAAGCCTCAAGGATGCAGCCAAGAGCATTGGTG TTTGTCCAACTACCTTGAAAAGGATATGCAGGCAGCACGGAATAATGCGATGGCCCTCCCGGAAAATCAAGAAGGTAGGGCATTCGTTGAAGAAACTCCAACTTGTTATGGACTCTGTTCAAGGTGCGCAGGGCACTATCCAACTTGATTCATTCTATACAAGCTTCCCAGAGTTGAACTCCCCAAATATGTCCAGTAATGGCCCTTCCTTGAAGAGTAATGAACAGTCAAGTCATTTGAATGCTCAAACTGAAAACGGTATTATGGCTGAGGAAAACACAGCACCAAGGTCACCATCATCTCCTTGCACCAAGAGCTCTGGTTCAAGCAACAATAATGAGAACACTGCAAACATTCTAGTTTCTGAGGATGCTGATGCGGCCTTAAATAGAGCTCATAGCGAAGTGGAACTGCATCAAGTGAATCAGGAGGAAACAAATTGTCCTGGAAGAACCCAGAGCCATAATACATTGAAGGAGCCTCGTGTTCTTGAAAATTCACCTCCATTACCAGGTAGTAGCAACAAGAGCTTAAGAGCTGGAGGTGCCATCAAAGTGAAAGCGACAT TTGGTGAAGTTAGAATACGGTTTACCTTGCTCCCGAGTTGCGGCTTCAGAGAGCTGCAGCAAGAGATTGCTCGGCGTTTCAACATAGATGACATTACCTGGTTTGATCTTAAGTACCTGGATGATGATAAGGAGTGGGTTCTACTGACATGTGAAGCGGATCTCGACGAATGTATCGACATATATAGATTAACACAGAcccaaacaattaaaataagtCTGAACGAAGCTTCTCAAGTCAAGTTGGGTGGTTCTTTTGGTAGCGCTGGTCCTTCCTGA